From a region of the Bradyrhizobium diazoefficiens genome:
- a CDS encoding nuclear transport factor 2 family protein: MDQQLLDRLAIRDLVENWAVWRDAGDWERFATVWHEEGWMSATWFQGPARDFMRVSQEGFAKGVRILHFLGGTSIDLEGARAIAQTKMTISQRALVHDLLCDVVCTGRFYDFLEKRQGKWGIVRRQPIYEKDRIDPVDPAATLQLDQKALAALPEGYRHLAYMQELIGYKVKRDMPGLTGPEVEKLYGEGRDWLAGTAN; encoded by the coding sequence ATGGACCAGCAACTGCTCGATCGCCTCGCCATCCGCGACCTCGTCGAGAACTGGGCGGTCTGGCGCGACGCCGGCGACTGGGAGCGCTTTGCCACGGTCTGGCACGAGGAAGGCTGGATGTCCGCGACCTGGTTTCAGGGGCCGGCGCGGGATTTCATGCGCGTCAGCCAGGAGGGATTTGCCAAGGGCGTGCGCATCCTGCATTTCCTCGGCGGCACCAGCATCGACCTCGAAGGCGCGCGGGCCATCGCGCAGACCAAGATGACGATCTCGCAGCGCGCTCTGGTGCACGACTTGCTCTGCGACGTCGTCTGCACTGGGCGCTTCTACGACTTCCTGGAGAAGCGGCAGGGAAAATGGGGCATCGTGCGCCGCCAGCCGATCTACGAAAAGGACCGGATCGATCCCGTCGATCCCGCCGCGACGCTTCAGCTCGACCAGAAAGCACTGGCCGCACTGCCCGAAGGCTACCGCCACCTCGCCTACATGCAGGAGCTGATCGGCTACAAGGTCAAACGCGACATGCCGGGCCTCACCGGGCCCGAGGTCGAGAAGCTCTACGGCGAGGGACGGGACTGGCTGGCGGGGACAGCGAACTAA
- a CDS encoding response regulator — protein MSRSQLVAEHLPLLRRYARALTGSQASGDAYVAAMLEAMLGDPAVLDESHGPRAGLFRLFTQIWNSVSVNDDSEVTTLPMPPERRLSNITPLPRQAFLLLSLEGFSEEEVSYILGTDVAETRRLADAAGREMAAEIATDVLIIEDETFIAMDLESLVKNLGHNVVGVARTHADAVALAKNKRPGLILADIQLADGSSGLDAVNELLRTFEVPVVFITAYPERFLTGERPEPAFLISKPFQPAMVSAVASQALFFQRNSRNRTPKAPAA, from the coding sequence ATGTCCCGTTCACAGCTTGTTGCTGAACACTTGCCTTTGTTGCGCCGGTACGCACGCGCCCTGACAGGCAGCCAGGCCTCGGGCGACGCCTATGTCGCAGCCATGCTGGAAGCCATGCTGGGGGATCCGGCGGTGCTTGACGAGAGCCATGGGCCGCGCGCCGGCCTGTTCCGGCTGTTCACCCAGATCTGGAATTCGGTTTCCGTCAACGACGATTCGGAGGTGACAACCCTGCCGATGCCGCCCGAGCGGCGGCTGTCGAACATCACCCCGCTCCCGCGACAGGCCTTCCTGCTGCTCTCGCTGGAGGGATTTTCGGAAGAGGAGGTCAGCTACATCCTCGGCACCGACGTTGCCGAGACACGGCGGCTTGCGGACGCCGCGGGCCGCGAGATGGCGGCCGAGATCGCGACCGACGTGCTCATCATCGAGGACGAGACCTTCATCGCCATGGACCTCGAGAGCCTGGTGAAGAATCTCGGTCACAACGTCGTCGGCGTCGCGCGCACTCACGCCGATGCGGTGGCGCTGGCCAAGAACAAGCGGCCGGGTCTGATCCTCGCCGACATCCAGCTCGCCGACGGCTCGTCGGGCCTGGACGCCGTCAACGAACTGCTGCGCACTTTCGAGGTGCCGGTGGTGTTCATCACCGCCTACCCGGAGCGCTTCCTCACCGGCGAGCGTCCCGAGCCGGCGTTCCTGATCTCAAAACCGTTCCAGCCCGCGATGGTGTCGGCGGTTGCGAGCCAGGCCCTTTTCTTCCAGCGCAACTCGCGCAACCGCACGCCGAAGGCGCCGGCGGCGTAA
- a CDS encoding NepR family anti-sigma factor — translation MKDLKSQATRSTTPGKGGLTPEIQSRIGHQLRAMYDDVVRQGVPDRFAELIKKLDAQGATSQVENDGGSNDNNNGRD, via the coding sequence ATGAAAGATCTCAAGTCTCAAGCAACCAGAAGCACGACCCCCGGCAAGGGAGGGCTCACTCCGGAGATTCAATCCCGGATCGGCCATCAACTGCGCGCCATGTATGATGACGTGGTGCGGCAGGGGGTTCCGGATCGGTTCGCAGAACTGATCAAGAAGCTTGATGCCCAGGGGGCGACATCCCAAGTGGAAAATGACGGGGGATCTAACGACAACAACAATGGGAGGGATTAA
- a CDS encoding sigma-70 family RNA polymerase sigma factor, with the protein MPLTDSLRNDILAAVPSLRAFAISLSGNADRADDLVQETLLRALANIDSFQPGSNLPAWLFTILRNLFRSDYRKRRREVEDAEGNYAKTLKTQPSQNAHLEFEEFRTALDKLPQDQREALILVGASGFSYEDAASICGCAVGTIKSRVNRARSKLAALLYVDGAEDFGPDETVRAVIGGSGG; encoded by the coding sequence ATGCCTCTCACCGACTCCCTGCGTAACGACATCCTGGCGGCCGTACCCAGTCTTCGCGCGTTCGCCATCTCGCTCAGCGGCAATGCGGACCGCGCCGATGATCTGGTGCAGGAGACGCTGCTCCGCGCGCTTGCCAACATCGACTCGTTCCAGCCCGGCTCCAACCTGCCGGCGTGGCTGTTCACGATCCTGCGCAACCTGTTTCGCTCGGACTATCGCAAGCGGCGGCGCGAGGTCGAGGATGCCGAAGGCAACTACGCCAAGACGCTGAAGACGCAGCCGTCGCAGAATGCGCATCTCGAGTTCGAGGAGTTTCGCACGGCGCTCGACAAGCTTCCGCAGGACCAGCGCGAAGCCTTGATCCTGGTCGGCGCCTCCGGCTTCTCCTACGAGGACGCGGCTTCGATCTGCGGCTGCGCAGTCGGCACGATCAAGAGCCGCGTCAACCGCGCCCGCTCGAAGCTCGCCGCACTGCTTTATGTCGACGGCGCCGAGGACTTCGGACCGGACGAGACCGTGCGGGCCGTGATCGGCGGCAGCGGCGGCTGA
- a CDS encoding nitroreductase: MDAKAPNVRHSTEHRIAVLEELLNERYSVRAFLPKQVDRATIEHVLTTAQRTASWCNSQPWQVIIASGEAKERFRQLIYKEASGGLGDDYDFTPPREYVGVYLERRRESGFQLYNTLGIARGDKAAYAKQALENYNFFGAPHVAIIHTNEPLGIYGAIDCGAYVSNFMLAAQALGLGTIPQAALARHSGLIRRHFNLPNDRRVVCGISFGYADDAHKVNSYRTSRASVAETVTFADT; the protein is encoded by the coding sequence ATGGACGCCAAAGCACCCAACGTACGCCATTCCACCGAGCACCGCATCGCGGTGCTCGAAGAGCTCCTCAACGAGCGCTACTCCGTTCGCGCATTCCTTCCCAAGCAGGTCGACCGCGCAACCATCGAGCATGTGCTGACCACCGCGCAGCGCACGGCGTCCTGGTGCAACAGCCAGCCCTGGCAGGTGATCATCGCCAGCGGCGAGGCCAAGGAGCGCTTCCGCCAGCTGATCTACAAGGAGGCCTCAGGCGGTCTCGGCGACGATTACGATTTCACGCCGCCGCGCGAATATGTCGGCGTCTATCTCGAGCGCCGCCGCGAAAGCGGTTTTCAGCTCTACAACACCCTCGGCATCGCCCGCGGCGACAAGGCCGCCTACGCCAAGCAGGCGCTGGAGAACTACAATTTCTTCGGTGCGCCGCACGTCGCCATCATCCACACCAACGAGCCGCTCGGCATCTACGGTGCGATCGATTGCGGCGCCTATGTCAGCAATTTCATGCTGGCCGCGCAGGCGCTCGGGCTCGGCACGATTCCGCAAGCCGCGCTCGCACGGCATTCCGGACTGATCCGCCGCCACTTCAATCTGCCCAACGACCGCCGTGTCGTCTGCGGCATTTCGTTCGGCTATGCCGACGACGCCCACAAGGTCAACAGCTACCGCACCTCGCGCGCGAGCGTCGCCGAGACCGTGACCTTCGCGGATACGTAA
- a CDS encoding acyl-CoA dehydrogenase: MNFDDTPQEAAFRRTARQWIEANAPKELHAELSKSSLGRIRLARHDIVDIGKAWQKKKFEGNWACLHWPKDYGGRGATPIERVIWQQEEGVYGKLTQPFQIGEGMCGPTVMAFGSEDAKRRYLPKLASGEEIWCQLFSEPSAGSDVAGLRTRAEKKGDNWIVNGQKIWTSGAHYSDYGLLIARTDPNVPKHKGLTMFFLNMKSPGVEVRPIKQANGMQEFNEVYFTDVVIPDSQRLGAVGEGWSVSLTTLMNERMSIGSRLATGVPEMFEFCSNLMLEDGLAIDDPAVRSKLASWAVKSNGLKYTSYRAISALSKGERPGPENSIGKLVSGMMLQDIATYAMDLQGAAGVLTGSDEQTVQGQFQQMLLSSPSMRIAGGTDEILRNIIAERVLGLPGDIRVDKDVPYNKIPTKGR, encoded by the coding sequence ATGAATTTCGACGACACGCCGCAGGAAGCCGCATTCCGCCGGACAGCGCGCCAATGGATCGAGGCCAACGCGCCGAAAGAGTTACATGCCGAGCTGTCAAAGTCCTCGCTCGGCCGCATCCGCCTGGCCAGGCACGACATCGTCGATATCGGCAAGGCCTGGCAGAAGAAGAAATTCGAGGGCAACTGGGCCTGCCTGCACTGGCCGAAAGACTATGGCGGCCGCGGCGCCACGCCGATCGAGCGCGTGATCTGGCAGCAGGAGGAGGGCGTCTACGGCAAGCTGACACAACCGTTCCAGATCGGCGAGGGCATGTGCGGACCGACCGTGATGGCTTTCGGCAGCGAGGATGCCAAGCGCCGCTATTTGCCGAAGCTCGCCTCGGGCGAGGAGATCTGGTGCCAGCTGTTCTCCGAACCGTCCGCCGGTTCTGACGTCGCCGGCCTGCGCACCCGCGCGGAGAAGAAGGGCGACAACTGGATCGTCAACGGTCAGAAGATCTGGACCTCGGGCGCGCATTACTCCGACTATGGTCTCCTGATCGCGCGCACCGATCCGAACGTGCCCAAGCACAAGGGCCTCACCATGTTCTTCCTGAACATGAAGAGCCCGGGCGTCGAGGTTCGTCCGATCAAGCAGGCCAATGGCATGCAGGAGTTCAACGAGGTCTATTTCACCGACGTCGTGATCCCCGACAGCCAGCGGCTCGGCGCCGTCGGCGAGGGCTGGAGCGTGTCCCTGACCACGCTGATGAACGAGCGCATGTCGATCGGTTCGCGGCTTGCGACCGGCGTGCCTGAAATGTTCGAGTTCTGCTCCAACCTCATGCTGGAGGACGGTCTCGCCATCGACGATCCCGCGGTGCGCTCCAAGCTCGCGAGCTGGGCGGTGAAGTCGAACGGGCTGAAATACACCAGCTATCGCGCGATCTCGGCGCTGTCGAAGGGCGAGCGGCCGGGGCCGGAAAATTCCATCGGCAAGCTCGTGTCGGGAATGATGCTCCAGGATATCGCGACCTACGCCATGGATCTTCAGGGAGCGGCCGGCGTACTCACAGGCAGCGACGAGCAGACGGTGCAGGGCCAGTTCCAGCAGATGCTGCTGTCCTCGCCCTCGATGCGCATCGCCGGCGGCACCGACGAGATCCTGCGCAACATCATCGCCGAGCGCGTGCTGGGCCTGCCCGGCGACATCCGCGTCGACAAGGACGTGCCATATAACAAGATCCCGACCAAGGGGCGATAA
- a CDS encoding acyl-CoA dehydrogenase, translated as MNFDDTPQEAEFRATARAWIGANAPKQYEDELRKSSLGRTQLKNADILQVAKAWQKKKADAGWACLHWPKEYGGRGSSPIERVIWQQEEGAFGKLSHMFIIGHGMCGPTVMAFAREEHKRTYLPPLASGEKVWCQLFSEPAGGSDVAGLRTRAEKDGDDWVINGQKIWTSGAHYSDFGILLTRTDPAVPKHKGLTMFFLDMKSPGVEVRPIRQASGASDFNEVYFTNVRIPDHQRLGEVNDGWNVSLTTLMNERMSIGAGVSTGFPELFDYCSSLMLEDGPAIENAAVRSRLANWAVKASGLKYTSMRAISALSKGERPGPENSIGKLVAGSMIQDVATYALDLQGASGVVSGPEDAEVAGRFQAMLLRAPGTRVEGGTDEIMRNIIAERVLGLPGDIRVDKDVPFNKIPTKGR; from the coding sequence ATGAACTTCGACGACACCCCGCAGGAAGCCGAGTTTCGCGCCACTGCGCGTGCCTGGATCGGCGCGAACGCGCCGAAGCAATATGAGGACGAGCTGCGCAAGTCTTCGCTCGGCCGCACCCAGCTCAAGAATGCTGACATTCTCCAGGTCGCAAAGGCTTGGCAGAAGAAAAAGGCCGATGCTGGCTGGGCCTGCCTGCACTGGCCGAAGGAGTATGGCGGGCGCGGATCATCGCCGATCGAGCGCGTGATCTGGCAGCAGGAGGAGGGAGCATTCGGCAAACTCTCCCACATGTTCATCATCGGCCACGGCATGTGCGGGCCGACCGTGATGGCGTTCGCGCGCGAGGAGCATAAGCGGACCTATCTGCCGCCGCTCGCGTCCGGCGAGAAGGTGTGGTGCCAGCTGTTTTCCGAGCCGGCCGGCGGTTCGGATGTCGCCGGGCTTCGTACGCGCGCCGAAAAGGACGGCGACGACTGGGTCATCAACGGTCAGAAGATCTGGACGTCCGGCGCGCATTATTCCGACTTCGGCATTCTCCTGACGCGCACCGACCCGGCTGTGCCCAAGCACAAGGGTCTCACCATGTTCTTCCTGGACATGAAGAGCCCCGGCGTCGAGGTCAGGCCGATCAGGCAGGCGAGCGGTGCGTCCGACTTCAACGAGGTCTACTTCACCAACGTCCGCATTCCCGATCACCAGCGCCTCGGTGAGGTCAATGACGGCTGGAACGTCTCGCTGACCACGCTGATGAATGAGCGCATGTCGATCGGCGCGGGCGTCTCGACCGGCTTCCCGGAGCTGTTCGACTATTGCTCCAGCCTGATGCTGGAGGACGGTCCCGCGATCGAGAACGCTGCGGTGCGCTCCAGGCTCGCGAACTGGGCGGTGAAGGCGAGCGGGCTGAAATATACCAGCATGCGCGCAATCTCGGCGCTGTCGAAGGGCGAGCGGCCAGGGCCGGAGAATTCCATCGGCAAGCTGGTCGCGGGCTCGATGATCCAGGATGTTGCAACCTATGCGCTGGACTTGCAGGGCGCGAGCGGTGTGGTCAGCGGCCCGGAGGATGCAGAAGTTGCCGGCCGCTTCCAGGCGATGCTGCTGCGTGCGCCCGGCACGCGCGTCGAGGGCGGCACCGACGAGATCATGCGCAACATTATCGCCGAGCGGGTGCTGGGCCTGCCGGGCGATATTCGTGTCGACAAGGACGTGCCGTTCAACAAGATCCCGACCAAGGGAAGATGA
- a CDS encoding acyl-CoA dehydrogenase family protein, whose amino-acid sequence MNFDFSDDQKQLRDQARKFLAEKCPPKAARVVLDGKAPYDKDLWKGLAEMGFLGVAIPEEFGGAGAGHLELCVIAEEMGRANAPVPFSSTVYLAAEALLIAGSDAQKKKWLPAIASGEAIGTLALFEGKGNPSPQNVKLTAASGVLNGVKKPVADGAIANFAVVAARTGSSGREGDVSLFLVDLKAGGVEVKSLTNLDPTRGQAEISFKDCKAEPLGAAGEGWSILTQVLDRAAVLCAFEQVGGADRALEMGRDYALDRIAFGRQIGSFQAVKHMLADMYVSATLARSNSYYGAWALSTNAGELPEAAAAARISATQAFQHCAKNNIQVHGGMGFTWEFDCHMYYRRANALALGLGSLSYWEDQLIDRMRKKNAA is encoded by the coding sequence ATGAACTTCGATTTCTCCGACGACCAGAAGCAGCTCCGCGACCAGGCGCGCAAATTCCTCGCCGAGAAGTGTCCGCCCAAGGCGGCGCGCGTCGTGCTCGACGGCAAGGCGCCCTATGACAAAGATCTGTGGAAGGGCCTCGCCGAGATGGGCTTCCTCGGCGTCGCGATTCCCGAAGAGTTTGGCGGCGCCGGCGCCGGACATCTCGAGCTCTGCGTGATCGCGGAGGAGATGGGGCGGGCCAATGCGCCGGTGCCGTTCTCCTCGACGGTCTACCTCGCGGCCGAAGCGCTGCTGATCGCCGGCAGCGACGCGCAGAAAAAGAAATGGTTGCCCGCGATTGCGTCGGGCGAGGCGATCGGCACGCTGGCGCTGTTCGAAGGCAAGGGCAATCCGTCGCCGCAGAACGTCAAGCTCACCGCTGCGAGCGGCGTGCTCAACGGCGTCAAGAAGCCGGTCGCCGACGGAGCGATCGCGAACTTCGCGGTCGTTGCCGCCCGTACGGGATCGAGCGGGCGCGAGGGCGACGTCTCGCTGTTTCTGGTCGATCTGAAGGCCGGCGGCGTCGAGGTGAAGAGCCTCACCAACCTCGATCCGACGCGCGGACAGGCCGAAATCAGCTTCAAAGACTGCAAGGCCGAGCCGCTTGGCGCGGCGGGAGAAGGCTGGAGCATCCTGACCCAGGTGCTCGACCGCGCCGCGGTGCTGTGTGCCTTCGAGCAAGTTGGTGGTGCCGATCGCGCGCTGGAGATGGGCCGCGACTACGCGCTCGACCGCATCGCCTTCGGCCGCCAGATCGGCTCGTTTCAGGCGGTCAAGCACATGCTCGCGGACATGTATGTCTCGGCGACGCTGGCGCGCTCGAACAGCTATTACGGCGCTTGGGCGCTCTCGACCAACGCGGGCGAGCTGCCTGAAGCCGCCGCGGCAGCGCGCATCAGCGCGACGCAGGCGTTCCAGCACTGCGCCAAGAACAACATCCAGGTTCACGGCGGCATGGGTTTCACCTGGGAGTTCGACTGCCACATGTACTACCGCCGCGCCAACGCCCTGGCGCTCGGGCTCGGTAGCCTCTCTTATTGGGAAGACCAGCTGATCGACCGCATGCGCAAGAAGAACGCGGCGTAA
- a CDS encoding AMP-binding protein, which produces MSGSAAAVMTKPAFRKVAWLARDIDIERRSDGTVVLKSRIPLKPYEKHIPASLAKWAKEAPERIWLAQRGGPNREWRKVPYGGAKRTVDALTQGLLNLGLDGRPVAILSGNSIEHALMTQAAMQARSPAAPVSPAYSLMSHDHVKLKYLFDLIKPAVVMVQDGPTFEKALNALDLTGVTVVHVARPCEGIKSVSFTELAATPVTADVDASIAKITPQTVGKLLFTSGSTGMPKAVINTQEMMCANAAMMMQVRPRDPSGPVATMLDWMPWNHTMGGNAAFHPILVDGGTLYIDDGRPMPGQFEETLRNLREISPTYYANVPAGYAALAAAMEKDDALCRSFFKNLSIMAYGGARLPDDLYDRMQALAVKTTGERIVFYTGWGSTETAPTSTGTYWDTERVGLIGLPFPGVELKMVPCGSKYELRLRGVNVTPGYFGQPELTKKMFDEEGFYCIGDAGIFVDESDPVQGIIFAGRVVEDFKLTTGTFVHVGSLRTDAIAAATPVVHDALVAGQDRPFIGLLAWPNLHACRQFVGNPDLSFAEAVKHPEVIACFRQGLEAHNKDCEGASSRIIARAMLMVEPPSIDGNELTDKGYINQRAGLERRAALVERLYADEPDEDVIVLR; this is translated from the coding sequence ATGAGTGGAAGCGCGGCGGCGGTGATGACGAAGCCCGCCTTTCGCAAGGTCGCGTGGCTCGCACGCGACATCGACATCGAGCGCCGCAGCGACGGCACGGTGGTGCTGAAGTCGCGCATTCCGCTGAAGCCCTACGAAAAGCACATTCCGGCTTCGCTGGCGAAGTGGGCGAAGGAAGCGCCCGAGCGCATCTGGCTGGCGCAGCGTGGCGGTCCCAATCGGGAATGGCGCAAAGTGCCCTATGGCGGAGCCAAGCGCACCGTGGATGCGCTGACGCAAGGCCTGCTCAATCTCGGGCTCGATGGTCGCCCCGTTGCGATCCTCTCCGGCAATTCGATCGAGCATGCGTTGATGACGCAGGCTGCGATGCAGGCACGGTCGCCAGCGGCACCGGTGTCGCCGGCCTATTCCCTGATGAGCCACGATCACGTCAAGCTGAAGTACCTGTTCGACCTGATCAAGCCGGCCGTGGTGATGGTGCAGGACGGCCCGACCTTCGAGAAGGCACTGAATGCACTCGATCTCACCGGCGTTACCGTCGTTCACGTCGCGCGGCCCTGCGAGGGCATCAAGAGCGTCAGTTTCACCGAGCTTGCGGCAACGCCTGTGACCGCCGACGTCGATGCGTCGATCGCAAAGATCACGCCACAGACCGTTGGCAAGCTGCTGTTCACGTCGGGCTCGACCGGCATGCCCAAGGCCGTCATCAACACGCAGGAGATGATGTGCGCCAATGCGGCGATGATGATGCAGGTTCGTCCGCGCGATCCCAGCGGTCCTGTTGCGACCATGCTGGACTGGATGCCCTGGAACCATACCATGGGCGGCAATGCGGCGTTTCACCCGATCCTGGTCGATGGCGGCACGCTCTATATCGACGACGGCCGGCCGATGCCGGGCCAGTTCGAGGAGACGCTGCGGAACCTGCGCGAGATCTCGCCGACCTATTACGCCAATGTGCCGGCCGGCTATGCCGCGCTCGCCGCCGCCATGGAAAAGGACGACGCGCTCTGCCGCTCCTTCTTCAAGAATCTCTCGATCATGGCCTATGGCGGCGCGCGCCTGCCTGACGATCTCTACGACCGCATGCAGGCGCTTGCGGTGAAGACCACCGGCGAACGCATCGTGTTCTACACCGGCTGGGGCTCGACCGAGACCGCACCGACCTCGACCGGCACCTATTGGGACACCGAGCGCGTCGGCCTGATCGGCCTGCCGTTCCCCGGCGTCGAATTGAAGATGGTGCCGTGCGGCTCGAAATACGAGCTGCGCCTGCGCGGCGTCAACGTCACGCCCGGCTATTTCGGCCAGCCGGAGCTGACGAAGAAGATGTTCGACGAGGAAGGCTTTTACTGTATCGGCGATGCCGGCATCTTCGTCGACGAGTCCGATCCGGTGCAGGGCATCATCTTCGCCGGGCGTGTGGTGGAGGACTTCAAGCTCACCACCGGGACATTCGTTCACGTCGGATCGCTCCGCACCGACGCGATCGCGGCTGCAACGCCTGTCGTCCATGACGCACTGGTCGCGGGGCAGGATCGTCCCTTCATCGGCCTGCTCGCCTGGCCGAATCTGCATGCCTGCCGCCAGTTCGTCGGCAATCCCGATCTGAGCTTTGCAGAGGCGGTGAAGCATCCCGAGGTCATCGCCTGCTTCAGGCAAGGATTGGAAGCGCACAATAAAGACTGTGAGGGTGCCAGCAGCCGCATCATCGCCCGCGCCATGCTGATGGTCGAGCCGCCCTCGATCGACGGCAACGAGCTCACCGACAAGGGCTACATCAACCAGCGCGCCGGCCTGGAGCGCCGCGCCGCACTGGTGGAGCGGCTCTATGCGGATGAGCCGGATGAAGATGTGATCGTGCTGCGATGA
- a CDS encoding enoyl-CoA hydratase/isomerase family protein has product MSQPLLIEHDDGVDRVTLNRPDSLNALDPTLIDALNVYFQGLQRNRDTRVVVLKGAGKNFCAGLDLKAAMARRAGQQELPGVTESLDSQRRIADIVMLMRRCPQPIIALVQGAAAGGGFALALASDIRIAAKSARMNCAFIKLGLGGCDIGTSYFLPRLVGVSVASELILTGRFIGAERALAVGLVSEIVDEDGLDDAAVTYIDAMMTASPVGLRLSKECLNMSIDAGSLEAVIAMEDRNQVLCSRSEEFSEGIRAFLEKRKPVYIKR; this is encoded by the coding sequence ATGTCCCAACCGTTGCTGATCGAGCATGACGACGGCGTCGACCGGGTGACGCTCAACCGTCCCGACAGCCTCAACGCCCTCGATCCCACACTGATCGATGCGCTGAACGTCTATTTCCAGGGCCTCCAGCGCAACCGCGACACGCGCGTCGTCGTGTTGAAGGGCGCGGGCAAGAATTTCTGCGCTGGCCTCGACCTCAAGGCCGCGATGGCACGCCGGGCCGGGCAGCAGGAACTCCCCGGCGTTACCGAGTCACTCGACTCGCAGCGCCGCATCGCCGACATCGTGATGCTGATGCGGCGCTGCCCGCAGCCAATCATCGCGCTGGTGCAGGGTGCCGCGGCCGGCGGCGGCTTTGCGCTGGCGCTTGCCTCCGATATCCGCATCGCCGCCAAGTCGGCGCGGATGAACTGTGCCTTCATCAAGCTTGGCCTCGGCGGCTGCGATATCGGCACCAGCTATTTTCTGCCACGGCTCGTCGGCGTGTCCGTGGCATCTGAACTGATCCTCACCGGCCGCTTCATCGGTGCCGAGCGCGCGCTGGCGGTCGGGCTGGTCTCGGAGATCGTAGACGAAGACGGGCTCGATGACGCGGCCGTGACTTACATCGACGCGATGATGACGGCTTCGCCGGTGGGCCTGCGTTTATCCAAGGAATGTCTCAACATGAGCATCGATGCGGGATCGCTCGAAGCCGTGATCGCGATGGAGGATCGCAACCAGGTCCTGTGCAGCCGTTCCGAGGAATTTTCGGAAGGCATCAGGGCCTTCCTTGAGAAGCGAAAGCCTGTCTATATCAAGCGCTGA
- a CDS encoding SDR family NAD(P)-dependent oxidoreductase gives MQLKDVAVLITGGGSGLGEATARAMAAKGAKIGVIDQNKDNAEKVAAEVKGVALHADVTSEEQIKAAIAKAEAAHGVARVLMNCAGIGGSQRIVGRDGVYPLEKFARIINVNLIGTFNCLRLFAERLVTIEPVGEERGVIINTASVAAYEGQIGQIAYSASKGGVVGLTLPAARDLASQKIRVNTIAPGLFFTPLLMGLNEEARKSLGAQVPHPSRLGDAAEYGSLAVHIVENAMLNGETIRLDGAIRMAPR, from the coding sequence ATGCAGTTGAAAGACGTAGCCGTTCTCATCACCGGCGGTGGTTCGGGTCTCGGCGAGGCGACCGCTCGCGCCATGGCGGCCAAGGGCGCCAAGATCGGCGTGATCGACCAGAACAAGGACAATGCCGAGAAGGTCGCCGCCGAGGTGAAGGGCGTTGCGCTGCATGCGGATGTCACCAGCGAGGAGCAGATCAAGGCGGCAATCGCCAAGGCGGAAGCCGCGCATGGCGTCGCCCGCGTGCTGATGAACTGCGCCGGCATCGGTGGCTCGCAGCGCATCGTCGGTCGCGACGGCGTCTATCCGCTCGAAAAGTTCGCGCGCATCATCAATGTCAATTTGATCGGCACCTTCAACTGCCTGCGTCTGTTCGCCGAGCGTCTCGTCACGATCGAGCCCGTCGGCGAGGAGCGCGGCGTCATCATCAACACGGCGTCGGTTGCGGCTTACGAAGGCCAGATCGGCCAGATCGCCTATTCTGCGTCGAAGGGGGGCGTCGTCGGCCTGACCCTGCCGGCCGCGCGCGATCTCGCCAGCCAGAAGATCCGCGTCAACACCATCGCGCCTGGCCTGTTCTTCACGCCGCTCTTGATGGGTCTCAACGAAGAGGCCCGCAAGAGCCTGGGCGCCCAGGTGCCGCATCCCTCGCGACTCGGCGATGCCGCCGAATACGGTTCGCTCGCCGTGCACATCGTCGAGAACGCGATGCTGAACGGCGAGACCATCCGCCTCGACGGCGCCATTCGTATGGCGCCGCGGTAA
- a CDS encoding TetR family transcriptional regulator, whose product MATSVPNRLPSGKNSTAEKLLVAASELMIERSSIEISLSDIAQKSGANAALVKYHYGNKDGLLLALLERNAATELSNLEYLLAQPITPTAKLKLHIGGIIRAYYRFPYMNRLIHYLLHETKPECADEVSKFFVAPLLDFHRRLLADGVSRGEFRATDPVLFYTSLIGACDHLFFGRHAMSRATGVGPVTDDVCRQYIKHMETLICGGILTQAAEAVAAG is encoded by the coding sequence GTGGCTACCAGCGTACCGAACAGGCTCCCCAGCGGGAAGAATTCCACGGCGGAGAAATTGCTCGTGGCCGCGAGCGAGCTGATGATCGAGCGCTCCTCGATCGAGATCTCGCTTTCCGACATCGCCCAGAAGTCGGGCGCCAACGCCGCACTGGTCAAATATCACTACGGCAACAAGGATGGCCTGCTGCTGGCGCTGCTCGAGCGCAATGCCGCGACCGAGCTCTCCAATCTCGAATATCTCCTGGCGCAGCCGATCACGCCGACGGCGAAGCTGAAGCTGCATATCGGCGGCATCATCCGCGCCTACTACCGGTTCCCCTACATGAACCGGTTGATCCACTATCTGCTGCACGAGACCAAGCCGGAATGTGCGGACGAGGTGTCGAAATTCTTCGTCGCGCCGCTGCTGGACTTCCACCGCCGCCTGCTGGCCGATGGCGTCAGCCGCGGCGAATTCCGCGCCACCGATCCGGTGCTGTTCTACACCAGCCTGATCGGCGCCTGCGATCACCTGTTCTTCGGCCGGCACGCGATGTCCCGCGCGACCGGCGTCGGCCCGGTCACCGACGACGTCTGCCGGCAGTACATCAAACACATGGAAACGCTGATCTGCGGCGGCATCCTCACGCAAGCCGCGGAAGCTGTCGCAGCCGGATAA